From a single Wolbachia endosymbiont of Oedothorax gibbosus genomic region:
- a CDS encoding IS982 family transposase, producing the protein MKKDITELYCCVEDFCRAVDDNFANRFLSNGKKPTRVPEIAHSEILTIILLYHKSPCKNFKAFYLCYLQLFYRSEFSKLPSYHRFIALKPRVLWYLALLLQWFCEQAKMTGISYIDSTSIAVCHRKRISRNKVFKGLAELGKNTYGWFFGFKLHVVINEIGEIQGVTLTRGNVDDRKPVPTLTKKLTGLLFGDKGYIKKELFEKLFDRGLKLVTKVKKGMKNALISLKEKILLGKRSIVETVFGCLKNKFELEHTRHRSTVNFLVHIFSTLISYSMQSKKPCISQLYFVG; encoded by the coding sequence ATGAAGAAAGATATTACAGAACTGTACTGTTGCGTCGAGGATTTTTGTCGTGCGGTAGATGATAATTTTGCAAATAGGTTCTTATCAAACGGCAAAAAACCAACCAGAGTACCAGAAATAGCGCACTCAGAAATTCTAACCATAATCCTATTATACCATAAATCACCATGTAAAAACTTCAAGGCTTTTTATCTTTGTTATCTTCAGTTATTCTATAGATCAGAGTTTTCAAAGCTGCCTTCATATCACAGATTTATTGCCTTAAAGCCGCGAGTTTTGTGGTATTTAGCATTACTTTTGCAATGGTTTTGTGAACAAGCAAAAATGACCGGGATTTCCTACATAGATTCTACTTCAATAGCAGTATGCCATCGAAAAAGAATCTCAAGAAATAAGGTTTTCAAAGGATTAGCAGAGTTAGGAAAGAATACTTACGGCTGGTTTTTTGGTTTTAAATTACATGTAGTAATCAATGAAATAGGTGAAATTCAAGGTGTTACGCTAACCAGAGGTAACGTCGATGACAGAAAACCTGTACCAACTCTAACCAAAAAACTAACTGGACTTTTGTTTGGAGATAAGGGCTATATAAAGAAAGAGCTCTTTGAGAAACTATTCGATAGAGGTCTAAAACTCGTCACTAAAGTGAAAAAAGGTATGAAAAATGCACTGATTTCGCTGAAAGAGAAGATTTTACTAGGGAAAAGATCGATTGTTGAAACGGTTTTTGGCTGCCTAAAAAACAAATTTGAACTTGAGCACACTCGGCATAGATCCACAGTAAATTTCTTGGTACATATTTTTTCTACCCTCATTTCTTATTCAATGCAATCGAAAAAGCCCTGTATTTCTCAGCTTTACTTCGTTGGTTAA
- a CDS encoding S49 family peptidase — protein sequence MTWINKPMMIEQRSFDLLSLHPKKQPIFKNIKHVTRDSESGIKVIPIHGILTKKSEAFDDVLGMTSYEKIREEIEEALIDEEVETIILDIDSPGGEVNGLFDLSDFIYKARGERKIIAIANDDAYSAAYAIASSAEKVYVSRTSGVGSIGVIASHIDQSGFDKKQGIKYTTVFAGKRKNDLNPHEPITSESVESLQEEVDRLYEMFVQLIARNRNLSTERIKLTEAGLYFGEKAIEIGLADGITTFSEFIDNYRSNSMNKVEIKEQAIDIDDLIEQGRCLDLSYGLENR from the coding sequence ATGACTTGGATTAACAAGCCAATGATGATAGAGCAGAGAAGTTTTGATCTATTGTCATTACATCCAAAAAAGCAGCCGATTTTCAAAAACATAAAACATGTAACAAGAGATAGTGAAAGTGGAATAAAAGTAATACCAATACATGGAATCTTGACGAAAAAGTCAGAAGCTTTTGATGATGTGTTGGGGATGACATCGTATGAGAAGATACGTGAAGAGATAGAAGAAGCTTTAATAGATGAAGAAGTAGAAACAATAATTTTGGACATAGACAGCCCTGGAGGAGAAGTAAACGGTTTATTCGACCTTTCTGACTTTATTTACAAAGCGAGGGGTGAAAGAAAGATAATAGCAATAGCGAATGATGATGCTTACTCTGCTGCGTACGCTATAGCTTCTAGCGCTGAAAAGGTGTATGTAAGCAGAACATCTGGGGTAGGAAGCATTGGGGTAATAGCAAGTCATATCGATCAAAGTGGGTTTGATAAAAAACAGGGGATAAAATATACCACAGTATTTGCAGGAAAGAGAAAAAACGATTTAAATCCGCATGAGCCGATAACATCAGAAAGTGTGGAAAGCTTACAAGAGGAAGTAGACCGCCTATATGAGATGTTTGTCCAGCTCATAGCAAGAAACAGAAATTTGTCCACGGAAAGAATCAAATTAACGGAAGCAGGGCTATATTTTGGTGAGAAAGCAATAGAGATAGGTCTTGCTGATGGAATTACAACGTTTTCAGAATTTATTGATAATTATAGGAGTAATAGTATGAACAAAGTTGAGATAAAAGAACAAGCAATAGATATTGATGATCTAATTGAACAAGGAAGATGTTTAGACCTCAGTTATGGATTAGAAAATAGATAA